The Brassica oleracea var. oleracea cultivar TO1000 chromosome C7, BOL, whole genome shotgun sequence sequence ATATGGAACATTCAAACTTCAAAAATATAGAATACATAGTACCTACACATACCAATATATTTAGGTGTGCGTGTGAGTAGTTAGTGCCTAAACATTTCATATATTTTACAGATTTATTATATAATAGATAAACTTACATATTAAATAGCAAATAAATTTACATATGCAAAATAAAATTTGGCTTCAAGATTTTAAATATTACCATGTCAATTTTATTGATCATCAAAATTTAAAATGTTTAAGTATTCAAATTATTAATTTCTTTTTGAGATATATATATATATATATATATATATATATATATATATACATCTGGGATGAAAGTTATTTACATTCTCTTCAAGTGAATAATTTCAGTTCAATTAGATGCTTTAATAAATATAATATATATACAGATCAATAAATTTTTTATAGAATCTTTATGTATGTCTACATATAAATATGTATTAAAATATGAATTAATGATATTTCAAGCAAAATATTTATAATTAATCAAAATATTTTACTCCAATTTATCAGATATTATATGAAAGTTGATAAGATCATTATAAAAACTAAAAGTTCAAAAATTGTATAAGACAATAAAATTATAAGGACTAAAGTGATAACAATAAAAGATAACAATGTTATTTGAAAAACAAATAATTTCAAGGACTTGAAAATAAGAAACTTTTTTTTTTGTCAACGAAAATAAGAAACTTCAAATATGAATTTATGTACATTAGAATCTCAAATATTGAGTTTCAATATACAAAAATTCAACATTTAAGGTTTTGAATTTGCTTTTAGAGTCTAAAACTCATATTTAAAATTTTGAAATTGCTTTTGGAAATGCTCTTAACAGGAAACAATTTGGTTTGAGTTCGTACTCCATTATATGTTCGCTTCAGTTTAAAATGTATTTTCTTAACAAATTGTATAATCAGTGAAGTTCTTGCTTTAGTCGATAATGTTTGGAAATAAAAATATTTAACCGATAATGTGGAGATTCATTATGTTGACACAAAATAATTAAAAAATAAATAATATATAATAGAAAGTCTATAAATTAATACTCGGCAAATGAATAAACGCAATAATTAATAAATTTTATTGGTCTTGAATTGTACATATGTAAAATATAACTTAATTCGATAAAAAATAATAATAACATAACTATTATATATATATATATATATAACTTTTATATAAACATAAATAAAATCATATTTTAAAAAATGAATTCATCTTTCATTTTTTTTCACTACTCTGATGTTTTCATTGAATTGCAGATAAAAGACATTTATATACTATCATCAAATTCAACACACATATTATATCAAATAATTTAATTAAGTAAATAAAATTAAACTAATATATTTTATCCTGAAGTTAATTTTTTGGACAACAGAAACAACTATTGTAGACAATCAAAATATATCTTATCATATATAATCTCTCACCCAAAAATTTTTAAAAGACAAAAAATCATTAGTATACATAGCTTTGCAAATGCAAACATAAAACACAAACCACAAAATCATACAAAAAAATAATAACCAAGATCACAAGTAAAATATATTCCGCCTGTAGGGCGGACCGATCCTAGTATAATATATGTTTCATTTTATGCTTCTTTTTTATTTTTTTCCTTCTCCTGTAAACCAGAACTAACCAGTGTATTGATGGTTTCATATATGGCATATTAGAATTGTACTTTCAATTTTTGTCATTACCTAATCCAAAATATATGTTTAACCAGAAAGGAATTATGTTCAAGAAATGGAATAAGTGCTTAAAGTGAATTTGGCCAGAATATTTTTCGATGTGTATGCTGTATTGTTGTATATAAGTGATTCTTTATTATAAGTTAGCATAATATTTTTGTTTTTGCTATATTTCCAAACGATATATTTATGTGTCATGTGTGTGATTTTTTAATTGACTGGAATATAGTATGGGTCCAATAAATTTGGAATGATATAAAGAAGATTAGCATGCACAGAAAATCGTAACACCATATATTATTTTCATCATGCATAGTATTTAGTCTTATGGGTCCAATAGGACCTTATAATTTTGTAGTTTTTATATGAATAAATTTCCTACAAACGTATATCGTTTTTGAATATATATATGCTCATTTCTAAATTATTGTTTACAATTTTACAGTGTAAGAATTTATTGTAAATGAAAACCTTGACTGATGGGACAGAAAATTCAAAACAAATAAGGACATAGTAAATTCAATACTTAGCTTAAGCACCAATACTTTATAATTATGAAATCTTCATATGTTAATAGACAAATAAATAGAGATGAAATTTGTAAAATTGTGAATTTATCGAAAATAACGTCATTTATGTCTTGATTAAGCTATATTCTCCTATTGGAATACTTATATTTTCTGTAGTTTAGTGTTATTTTGATTATGGGATGTCGAATTATTTATTTCCATAATTTAGATAACTATATTTGCATATTGTTTTGATATTAAGAAATCTTAAATGTGATTATCGCAGATTGTTTTGCAATGATATTTGTTTTTATGAGCATGATTTAAAGCGATATATGAGAGTTACCAAAGATTTGAAATGTTTATGGTCAAATATCTGAAGCTGTATACTCTCCACATATATAAATAATTAGACGATCAATTAGGGATTTTTAGGAATAATTTGTGGCGCTATAATATTCATTCACTTAAATCTTACCTCACCCCTATCATCCGTATGACTATATATATCTTACTAAGCTATTCCTACAATGGCATCACAACCTAAACATTTCAAAAGTAGCACGTAAATGAGTGGCATGAATTTCATCTCTGATTTGAAGCCAAAAAAGTCTAAGTGGAAAATTAAGATGATTGAATCATAAGACTTTGGAAGTAGTACTCGACTGCTGGTGGAGAGACCATAGAAATGGTTTTCGTGGATGCAAAAGTAAGCTGTCCTTAGTATTGAAATTGTTTAAAGCTTTCATATTATGTATTTTGTATCTGATGCTTTTTTTTTCTTTTGCAGAAAGATAAAATATATGCATCGATTAAAACGGAACTGGTTTCACAGTTTGATCCTTTATTCAGACAAGGATGTTCTAAGATTCTGTTTAATTCTCCTTGACACCCTCTTGCGGTTCATACCAGACAATCAACCATGCTTATAAGATTGGCTTTCTTCCTACAACCCGTGTCTGAATATGTGAAGATCTCGCGGATCATGTCTCTGGGCTCCAGCCTGTTCCGTATCGTTCGATTTTAGATGGAACACTCAATTCTGATTTTTTGGTTGGTAAGTAGTCCTTTGCTATATTTTATAATTTAAGAGATTAACATACTAATATGATATTCGTTAATGTTGTTATTGCAGATGTTATTGAAACAGTTTAAAATTGTGCAAAAATATAACATAACAATATATTAAGCAGACTATTACGATTATTTTAATTATTTTCACCTTAAACCCGGATAGCCCGGTAATTCAGAAAGTCAAAAAATTTTGTTTTGCATTGATTTGTATATCATACAAATTTAATAGTAAGTTTCATACTGTGCAGTTTGTATATCTTGAGTCAATATGCCTTTTTACTTTTTAATACCTACGAATTGAAAATTATAATTTATTTTAATCTATTCACTCCGCACAAGACGCATGTACCACCTGGTTATATATATAGGAGGATCTGTCTTAATAGTAATATCAATTCTTATAAATCAGCTTTTATTTATGAATATCTTGTAATCAAGGCTAAATTTCAGTATCGACCCTTAAGTTAGATCCATACTCATCATCTAATCATGAAGGTATTTTGTATAAATAGGTATGTTATCTCTTATTTGTAAATAATCACCTTTTCAACAGAAGAGCATTAGAAATACTTTTCATCTTTTCGTAGTTTTTTTTAACATAAAAGGTCAAATTTTCTTGTTGGCAACGCTGCTACCCATTTGTTGAAGCAAATAAACGCTAACTATCAAACCCGTGACACGTGCTATCACATTGAGTTTTTGTTTGGAGGGGCTGAGCCATGACCAATGAGTATAATGTTATTAGGGATGATATTGAGACCAAAGATCTTGGCAGGCATGTTGTCCTTGATGTGATTATTCCTAATAGGAATAGGAAACACAAGAATAAGGTATATGATGAAGTATGGACGATGAGTATAACCAATATAAAAGTGGTGAAATATTCGAGCGAGTTGAACACTCAACTACCAAATATTAATCTCAGAGAAACTTTGAAGAAGGAAGCGTTTCTTATGTTTTCTTAACTTTTCAACTTGCATTCATCATACTACGTCATACACATAATAGTAGATCTTGTTCTTATCCTCTAGCACACCTCAACACATGAGCCAAGACAGTGGAATCTATTTGTTGTGATACATTGAGCTGGCATACTAGTCGCTGCAGTCGTACATGGTTCTCTGCTTTTACGTTGAACGTTGAACATCTCTTTGTCATGAGCTGAAGAGAGTAAGCTGAGCTGAGGAATGGACTTTGATGTGGGCTTAACGCTTTGATCATTCGGTCCATTAAGACCTGAAGTTGTAGCAGATGGAACCGGCTTGGTTCTGTTAATATATCCCCTCAAATTTAAGATAAGAAGAAGAGAGATACCAAGTTTGGTACACCGCTTGAATATTATTTTGGGTTTGTCTAATACCAAACCCAAGAACAAGATTTTCAAAAAAATTACATATGTCAAGAGCAGATTTGGTGGAATTAAAGCGTGATTCACCAAAGCAGAGAAATAGTGTGAAAGGTAAGATCCAAGATTATGCAAAGAATTTTACTATTCTTCGTTAAATAAGGCAAGAAGAGACCTTATGCTTTTCAAAATGGCGGTTGCCAACAGAGAGACCAAGCCAGTGGCAAATCTAGAGAAAAAAAATTGTGGGAGCATAAATAAATAAATAAATAAAAGGGAAAAACCAGGTCAGGAGGGGATTTGAACAGTGATCTTGAGGGGGCAAACAAATGACTGGAACCAACTATGCTATGGAAAACTTGTAGTTTCTAATGGAAATATATTTACTTTTAGATTTTTGTGGGGGCAGCTACCTCCTCCCCACTTAACGTAGGTTCGCCGCTGAGACCAACAACCCTTGGATTAAGAAATGTATATTTCCCATGACCAGAGCCGGGCCTGATATATGTTGGTACAGAAGCCAAATTCTTTTTTGGCCGCCATTATTTAAAAAAAACTGCATAAATACTTAATAAACATACATTTTTTGGAGTATCGAAGCCGTTTACGTGTAGAATTACTTATAATCTTGTAATTATTGGCCCTTTCAATCGCGACCATCATTGTTCGACAGATCAATGGAAATAGAAAACTTTCCATGTGACAGATAGAGCAATACTTTGACAATATTCTTATAAACGAGTTGGCAAATATTAAAATAGCCACATCCAATCCAGTAGTGAATGTAGTTCATTGGGAGGTGGTTCATATGACCCGTATGAAATTAAGGAGAACTTTTCTTTACTGGTGCTTTTACAGAGAAAATAAAAAAGGACTATTGATCCTTGTAACATATGTTGACTCTAAAACTGACCCTGGAAAACATTTTGGATGGCCCCGCCACTGATCCCATCTCCAATATACAACCATACTATAGTGGTGAAATGTACTTAGGACGAGTTAAAGAAATAATTTAAGCAGTAATTCTATCTTTTTTTTTGTCAAACTACTACTTGCATTATAAAGATAAAGATGTTCAAGTTACAACAAGAAGACGGTCAAGACCTGAGCTTGCTAAAGCATCAGCCTGCAAATTTTCTAGTCGAGGTACAAAAGTAAATGAGATTGGACAGAAGAGAGTGGCAAGGTTTCTAATGTCTTGGAGGACACCCGCGATCTCATTCATATCCCGCCCTTCGCACAGGGCCAAAACAAGGACTTGGGAGTCCGAAAGTATTTGGAGACTTTTGAGCTTCGAATCTCTAGCCTTCCTGAGTGCCTTCATCATAATTATTATAGCTTATTTAGTACAATATAGTTATCATGGCTAAAGTAACATATATACCCATTTTTCTTTTTGAAAGACTAATTATAAAATAAATGTACAACCTTTTCCTTTGAAAATCAAACAAACATTGTAGCAACATTCTATTTGTAAATGTTTTGTTCATGGGGGTAGAGAGCAACAAGGTCGATCACATATTTTATGAGTAGGAACATTTACAAATAGATACATTCCTAACCTTCTTCGAGATATTTCAATCTTTTAAAATTTCAAAACCCAAAAACCAATAAAAATGTTTTATAAATTCATACAATCCAGTTGGTTTTATTTCCCTTTTACAGTTGAAATTCATAGAATCTATCTAGTTTTCTGTATAAAAATCGTATACATTTTTTTTGTCTAATAAAGTGTATACATTATCATCAGTTTTCAGAATAGGATTATGTGTCTCTAGCTATTTACTGAGAAAATCACATATAGTTAGCTGTATGTTTGATTTAGTTCAATAGACACGTAACTTATTGATATAAAAATTGAAGATTCAGAATTATTTAAAATGATGAAAGATGAAACGAATAGTGATAACTGTGAGTGAAAGAAGCAAAGTTCAATTGTAAGAACCCATGTGGTATTTGGTCCCTTTATATTATGTTTACTTGCATGGCACTGCATGTTACTTCCTTGCTGCATGCAACTACATATGTAGTGCTATTTTATTTCTCCAATTATTTATTTTATTCATTTATTTGTATTATCATTATTATACCTCAGACCACAATTTTTATTATTGTTTAAGTTACCATAATAATATAGAGATATAATCATACATACTTGTTTCACATTCCAAGAAATCAAAAGCCAACTGTAATATTTTTTATTTTAAAAATGGCATATATGCAATTCAAATTAACAAATTGCTAAAAAGCAATATATGAGTTCCACGTATAGCTAGTTGAGCACCAACCGGCAGGGCATTTTTTAGCGCTCTCCACAGGAAGTGCTGTAGCTTCGGTGAGACATGAAGTTTCCAAATCAATTGCATCCAGTCGAGAGGATCAGGATGGTCCAAGACTTTTTCCTCAAATAATTTCTTGTATCCTGATTTAGAGGTATAAACTCCTGAGGTGCTACCTCCTCCCCACTTAACGTAGGTTCGCCGCTGAGACCAACAACCCTTGGATTAAGAAATGTATATTTCCCATGACCAGAGCCGGGCCTGATATATGTTGGTACAGAAGCCAAATTCTTTTTTGGCCGCCATTATTTAAAAAAAACTGCATAAATACTTAATAAACATACATTTTTTGGAGTATCGAAGCCGTTTACGTGTAGAATTACTTATAATCTTGTAATTATTGGCCCTTTCAATCGCGACCATCATTGTTCGACAGATCAATGGAAATAGAAAACTTTCCATGTGACAGATAGAGCAATACTTTGACAATATTCTTATAAACGAGTTGGCAAATATTAAAATAGCCACATCCAATCCAGTAGTGAATGTAGTTCATTGGGAGGTGGTTCATATGACCCGTATGAAATTAAGGAGAACTTTTCTTTACTGGTGCTTTTACAGAGAAAATAAAAAAGGACTATTGATCCTTGTAACATATGTTGACTCTAAAACTGACCCTGGAAAACATTTTGGATGGCCCCGCCACTGATCCCATCTCCAATATACAACCATACTATAGTGGTGAAATGTACTTAGGACGAGTTAAAGAAATAATTTAAGCAGTAATTCTATCTTTTTTTTTGTCAAACTACTACTTGCATTATAAAGATAAAGATGTTCAAGTTACAACAAGAAGACGGTCAAGACCTGAGCTTGCTAAAGCATCAGCCTGCAAATTTTCTAGTCGAGGTACAAAAGTAAATGAGATTGGACAGAAGAGAGTGGCAAGGTTTCTAATGTCTTGGAGGACACCCGCGATCTCATTCATATCCCGCCCTTCGCACAGGGCCAAAACAAGGACTTGGGAGTCCGAAAGTATTTGGAGACTTTTGAGCTTCGAATCTCTAGCCTTCCTAAGTGCTTCACGCATAGCCAAAGCTTCTGCCATCAGTGCAGAAATCACGAAGTATCTGTTAGAGGACCCTCAACAGATGACTTCTCCTTTAGTGTTTTTGATTATCCAACCCATTCCTCCCGCTTTAGTGCTTTCCTGCCAAGCCCCATCACACCAGCAAGAAGGAGTGTTTAGAGGATTTTTACTTACTGGTGTTCGCTTCTTCTGATGTTTAGCCCTCTTGACATTTGCTTCCTCCCACGCTTTAGCCTCTGCAATTGACTTTGAGATAATATCTTCCTCATGATAAATCTTCCCTTCAAATACTAGTTTGTTTCTTGCAGTCCAAAGGTTCCAAAGCAGCCACGGAATAAGAGGGGAAGAGACTAGCCCTACTAGTGGGAGCGAGGGTGATTTTACAAAGGCTGTTAGCCAGTCTCTTAGATTCTCCAGTTCTGTCTCTCCTAGTCTCGAAGCTTGAATGGGGACTTTTTTCCAGAACTCAACTGCAAAAGGACAGGATAAGAACAGGTGTGAAATCGATTCTAGTTCTCCACATCTTTTGCAGTTGAGTTCTGCTTGGATTCCACGTATAGCTAGTTGAGCACCCACCGGCAGGGCATTTTTTAGCGCTCTCCACAGGAAGTGTTGTAGCTTCGGTGAGACATGAAGTTTCCAAATCAATTGCATCCAGTCGAGAGGATCAGGATGGTCCAAGACTTTTTCCTCAAATAATTTCTTGTATCCTGATTTAGAGGTATAAACTCCTGAGGGGTCAGGCAGCCAGACTTGTTTATCATTTGGTTTTTGCACACTTGGGATTATGAGTCTGATTATCTCCTCATAATGAGGTAAGTGGAGCTGAAGCTTGTGAAGATCCCACTCATTGGTCTGTGGATCAAGCAGATCAGCCACCATAAGGTTTTGATTCTCGTAGGTGGGCGGGCCTATTGGAGTTATAGGGCACAGGGGAGAGGGCCACTTATCCGACCAAACCCGAATGTTCTCTCCATTCCCCACCAAGAAGCCAAGGCCCTTCTCCAGTACCGATTTTCCGGCTTGTATACTTGTCCAACCATGGGAGGAGCCAGTTTTATCTTTACTCTCTATGAAGGTGCAGTCAGAGAAGTATTTACCTTTTAAAACAAGGGCTAACAGCGAGATTGGATTATTGAGGATTCTCCAACCCAACTTTGCCAGTAGTGAATCATTGTAGTCCTCAATGTTCTTAAAGCCCAGCCCTCCCAAGTGCTTTGGTTGAGCCATAGTACTCCAAGCCATCCAAGCAATCTTTCTTTTCTCCGGTGCACTATCCCACCAGAAGCGCGTGAGAATAGACTGGATTCTCTTACAAAGGGAGATCAGAATCTTGAAGCTCGACATCGAGTAGGTGGGAAGGGACGTCAAGACTGATTGGAGCATCACATGCTTTCCTGCTCCCGATAGGAATCTAGTTGGCCACGACTGAGCTCTTTGTCTGATCTTATCTACCATTCCTGTGAAGACATCCCTTTTGCCTCTTCCAAACGTCTCCGGCAGCCCAAGATATTTACCCATACCTCCCTCTTGATCAATTCCAAGCGCTGTCTTCACTCTCTCCTTGATGCTCTCCGGGGTTTTTGAAGAGAACGTGATCGTGGATTTTGTCAGGTTAATGCACTGGCCTGAGCTCCTCTCGTATCGTCTGAGAATGGATGTCAGCGCTCGACAATTCTTCTCATTCGTTTTACAGAAAATCATCGTATCATTTGCGAACAAAAGGTGGTTGATATGAGGGCTTTGCTGAGAGACTTGGAGTCCTAAAAGGCTGCCATTGACTTGAGCGTTCTTGCATAGACCCGAGAGCACCTCCGTACACAGGATGAAGAGATACGGGGAGAGGGGATCTCCTTGGCGAAGGCCTCTAGAGGGAAAGACCCTTCCGTATGTAGCTCCATTGATCAGAAAGGTGTAGGAGACGGTTTTGACACACTCCATTACCCAGTTTATCCAGCCCTCCCGAAAACCTAATTTCCTCAGAACTTTCTCCAAGAACCCCCATTCGATGCGATCGTACGCTTTGCTCATGTCGGTTTTTATGACCATGGAGCATCTCTTCTTTGCTTCCGAGATCTTCAGGTAATGAAGTGTTTCGTGAGTAATTAGAACGTTGTCCGAGATTGCTCTTCCAGGGACGAAAGCTGTCTGATGTTGCGAGATCAAACTCGGGTGAATTTTCTGCAGCTGTTTAGTGAGGAGCTTTGCTATTATCTTATACCGCACGTAACACAGGGCAATCAGGCGGTACTCTGCAGCTGACTTGGGCGCTGTAGACTTCGGAATCAGACATACATGTGTCTCATTGATTTGGGGGTTCAAAGAACCTGATGTGAAGAAAGTCCGAATATCTCGGTAAATATCTGAACTCAACAGACCCCAGAAAGTTTGATAGAAGCTTGCCGAGAAACCATCTGACCCCGGCGCTTTATCTGGGTGAATATCAAAGATCACCGCCTTTACTTCTTCTTCATCTGGTAATCTGCATAGCTCGTCATTCATCTCCTCTGAAATCCCCGCTTGGATAGTTTCCTCCACTGTATGGTACTCCACGTTACCATTGGACGAGAAGAGGAGATGGTAGAAGTCCACGAAGACCTTTCCAATCTCTTCCTCTTCATAGACTGGAGCTCCTTCTGCATTCTCTAAGACTGTTATATTGTTTCTCACCTTCCTTCCTTTAGTTACATCATGGAAGAAAGCACTGTTTCTATCTCCTCCCTACAGCCATAAAATACGACTTCTTTGTCTCCAAAAGAGTTCTTCAGCCTTATACGCTTTGGCCAACGCCTCTGAAAGTTCTCTGATCTTCTCAGTATTCGG is a genomic window containing:
- the LOC106302973 gene encoding uncharacterized protein LOC106302973, producing MKGSKTLCIILDLTFLSEFPQLHVCLIYDILDRITNEGSKNPGAEKCSSTGYYVHSKLKTPEYQHHFLVPPVGLSGGLALVWKNDVNLTVLSSSPNFIDTRIVFKNNPFFITFIYGTPQQERRAAFWEEISLMGQGRDSSWALTGDFNDILDNSEKTGGPLRCEGTFIPFRSFVSLNGLWDVKHTGNQLSWRGKRHTHDIKERLDRTLANVAWADLFPSSCCNYLHYEGSDHRPLVTYLDTRLKKKRRPFRYDRRLNEDDEARKIIEAAWSRGTVERVETKITRCRQEIINWSKEQKEIKAKEVIQKQRELEEELTVSAPNTEKIRELSEALAKAYKGGDRNSAFFHDVTKGRKVRNNITVLENAEGAPVYEEEEIGKVFVDFYHLLFSSNGNVEYHTVEETIQAGISEEMNDELCRLPDEEEVKAVIFDIHPDKAPGSDGFSASFYQTFWGLLSSDIYRDIRTFFTSGSLNPQINETHVCLIPKSTAPKSAAEYRLIALCYVRYKIIAKLLTKQLQKIHPSLISQHQTAFVPGRAISDNVLITHETLHYLKISEAKKRCSMVIKTDMSKAYDRIEWGFLEKVLRKLGFREGWINWVMECVKTVSYTFLINGATYGRVFPSRGLRQGDPLSPYLFILCTEVLSGLCKNAQVNGSLLGLQVSQQSPHINHLLFANDTMIFCKTNEKNCRALTSILRRYERSSGQCINLTKSTITFSSKTPESIKERVKTALGIDQEGGMGKYLGLPETFGRGKRDVFTGMVDKIRQRAQSWPTRFLSGAGKHVMLQSVLTSLPTYSMSSFKILISLCKRIQSILTRFWWDSAPEKRKIAWMAWSTMAQPKHLGGLGFKNIEDYNDSLLAKLGWRILNNPISLLALVLKGKYFSDCTFIESKDKTGSSHGWTSIQAGKSVLEKGLGFLVGNGENIRVWSDKWPSPLCPITPIGPPTYENQNLMVADLLDPQTNEWDLHKLQLHLPHYEEIIRLIIPSVQKPNDKQVWLPDPSGVYTSKSGYKKLFEEKVLDHPDPLDWMQLIWKLHVSPKLQHFLWRALKNALPVGAQLAIRGIQAELNCKRCGELESISHLFLSCPFAVEFWKKVPIQASRLGETELENLRDWLTAFVKSPSLPLVGLVSSPLIPWLLWNLWTARNKLVFEGKIYHEEDIISKSIAEAKAWEEANVKRAKHQKKRTPVSKNPLNTPSCWCDGAWQESTKAGGMEALAMREALRKARDSKLKSLQILSDSQVLVLALCEGRDMNEIAGVLQDIRNLATLFCPISFTFVPRLENLQADALASSGLDRLLVVT